The DNA sequence TGTGGTTTAATTCGATGATACGCGAGGAACCTTACCAAGGCTTAAATGGGAAATGACAGGTTTAGAAATAGACTTTTCTTCGGACATTTTTCAAGGTGCTGCATGGTTGTCGTCAGCTCGTGCCGTGAGGTGTTAGGTTAAGTCCTGCAACGAGCGCAACCCCTGTCACTAGTTGCCATCATTAAGTTGGGGACTCTAGTGAGACTGCCTACGCAAGTAGAGAGGAAGGTGGGGATGACGTCAAATCATCACGGCCCTTACGCCTTGGGCCACACACGTAATACAATGGCCGGTACAGAGGGCAGCTACACAGCGATGTGATGCAAATCTCGAAAGCCGGTCTCAGTTCGGATTGGAGTCTGCAACTCGACTCTATGAAGCTGGAATCGCTAGTAATCGCGCATCAGCCATGGCGCGGTGAATACGTTCCCGGGCCTTGTACACACCGCCCGTCAAGCCATGGAAGTCTGGGGTACCTGAAGTCGGTGACCGTAACAGGAGCTGCCTAGGGTAAAACAGGTAACTAGGGCTAAGTCGTAACAAGGTAGCCGTACCGGAAGGTGCGGCTGGAACATCTCATTTTAGAGCGTCTTATGACGATAAACAAAATTAGTATCGTAAGATACAAAGTACTTACTTCAAAGTAAAGCTTTAGTTTTTTGTTTGGTTGGTTATATTAAAAATACAAAACCCACTAGAAATTAGTAAAGGGATTGAGAGAGACAAAGAAGAGAGAGTTTAGAGAAGAGACGCGGGTCAATTATCTATCAGTCTATCCTCTTTACGTCTAAGAGACAGTCTCGTAGCTCAGCTGGTTAGAGCGCTACACTGATAATGTAGAGGTCGGCAGTTCGAGCCTGCCCGAGACTACTAATTAATGCGGCTGGCAAATAGCTTATAGCTGATGGCAATAGAGCCAATAGCGAGAAGCAAGAAGCCAACAGCAACTAGAGGGGGAATTAGCTCAGCTGGCTAGAGCGCCTGCCTTGCACGCAGGAGGTCAAGGGTTCGACTCCCTTATTCTCCACAGTTTTGGAAGATTGATTTAAAAGTTACGGATGGAGCCAAAAACAACATCTGTTCATCAATTGGACAAGAAGACATTAAGATCATTGACATTAACGGTAAAGACATCACAAAGAGAAAACCGAGCGCATAAAGCGCTTGAGTAACCAATAGGAAAGAAATCGTTAAGGGCGTATGGCGGATGCCTAGGCTTTCAGAGGCGAAGAAGGACGTGGTAAGCTGCGAAAAGCTGCGGGGATTGGCACACACGAATTGATCCGCAGATGTCCGAATGGGGCAACCCAATACATTGAAGATGTATTACCTCGTAAGAGGAGCAAACCCGGAGAACTGAAACATCTAAGTACCCGGAGGAAAAGAAATCGAAGAGATTCCGTAAGTAGTGGCGAGCGAAAGCGGATTAGCCCAAAAGCTGATATATGTTTAATAGAATGTTCTGGAAAGAACGGCCATAGAGGGTGATAGCCCCGTATATGAAAGGCATATTTGAGTGATAAATGAGTAGGGCGGGACACGTGAAATCCTGTCTGAATATGGGGGGACCATCCTCCAAGGCTAAATACTCCTGAAAGACCGATAGTGAACAAGTACTGTGAAGGAAAGGTGAAAAGCACTTCGAATAGAAGGGTGAAATAGAACCTGAAACCGTACGCCTACAAGCGGTCGGAGCAGCGTAATGCTGTGACGGCGTGCCTTTTGCATAATGAGCCTACGAGTTAATTTTACTAGCGAGGTTAAGGTATTAAGTACCGGAGCCGGAGCGAAAGCGAGTCTGAATAGGGCGCATAGTTAGTAGGATTAGACGCGAAACCTTGTGATCTACCCATGGGCAGGTTGAAGCTCTGGTAACACAGAGTGGAGGACCGAACCGGTTGACGTTGAAAAGTCTTCGGATGACCTGTGGGTAGGGGTGAAAGGCCAATCAAACTGGGAGATAGCTCGTACTCTCCGAAATGCATTTAGGTGCAGCGTCGTATATAAGTTTATTAGAGGTAGAGCTACTGATTGGATGCGGGGGTTTCATCGCCTACCAATTCCTGACAAACTCCGAATGCTAATAAATGTTCTACGGCAGTGAGGGCATGGGTGCTAAGGTCCATGTCCGAGAGGGAAAGAACCCAGACCAACAGCTAAGGTCCCAAAATATATGTTAAGTTGAAGCAACGCGGTTGGACTGCATTGACAGCTAGGATGTTGGCTTGGAAGCAGCCATTCATTTAAAGAGTGCGTAACAGCTCACTAGTCGAGCGGTCCGGCATGGATAATAATCGGGCATAAACATATTACCGAAGCTATGGATTTATATTTTAGATATATCTGGTAGGAGAGCATTCTATTTGCGCCGAAGCAGTATCGTGAGGTATTGTGGAGCGGATAGAAAAGAAAATGTAGGCATAAGTAACGATAAAGCAGGCGAGAAACCTGCTCACCGAAAGACCAAGGCTTCCTCAGCCATGCTAATCAGCTGAGGGTTAGTCGGGACCTAACGCGAACCCGAAAGGGGTAGTGGATGGACAATGGGTTAATATTCCCATACTTGCTCACACTAAAAAGGGGACGGTTGGATGTAGCTGCTAAAGACTGACGGAATAGTCAAGGCCTAGCCTTCGGGCGAAGCTGCTGTAGTGTAATCTGATCCAAGAAAAGCCGAAGTGAAGCAACCCGTACCAAAACCGACACAGGTGGTCGAGGAGAGAATCCTAAGGTGCTCGAGTGAGTCGTGGCTAAGGAACTAGGCAAAATAGTCTCGTAACTTCGGAAGAAGAGACGCCATCAGCAATGGTGGCCGCAGTGAAGAGGCCCAGGCGACTGTTTATCAAAAACACAGGACTCTGCTAAATCGAAAGATGCTGTATAGGGTCTGACACCTGCCCGGTGCTGGAAGGTTAAGGAAGGTGCTTAGGGTTAAACCGAAGGCATTAACTGAAGCCCCAGTAAACGGCGGCCGTAACTATAACGGTCCTAAGGTAGCGAAATTCCTTGTCGGGTAAGTTCCGACCTGCACGAATGGTGTAACGATCTGGGCACTGTCTCAGCCACGAGCTCGGTGAAATTGTAGTATCGGTGAAGATGCCGATTACCCGCAATGGGACGAAAAGACCCTGTGAACCTTTACTATAACTTCGTATTGACTTTGAGTAAGTAATGTGTAGGATAGGTGGGAGGCTTTGAAGCTTGCACGCTAGTGTAGGTGGAGCCAACGTTGAAATACCACCCTTTACTTACTTGGAGCCTAACTTCTTTTAGAAGGACATTGCGTGGTGGGTAGTTTGACTGGGGTGGTCGCCTCCAAAAGAGTAACGGAGGCTTTCAAAGGTACCCTCAGCACGCTTGGTAACCGTGCGTAGAGTGTAATGGCATAAGGGTGCTTGACTGTGAGACCTACAAGTCGATCAGGTGCGAAAGCAGGACATAGTGATCCGGTGGTTCCGTATGGAAGGGCCATCGCTCATAGGATAAAAGGTACTCCGGGGATAACAGGCTAGTCTCCCCCAAGAGCTCACATCGACGGGGAGGTTCGGCACCTCGATGTCGGCTCGTCACATCCTGGGGCTGGAGAAGGTCCCAAGGGTTGGGCTGTTCGCCCATTAAAGTGGCACGCGAGCTGGGTTCAGAACGTCGTGAGACAGTTCGGTCTCTATCTATTGCGGGCGTTAGATGTTTGAGAGGGCTTGATTCTAGTACGAGAGGACCGAATTGAACAAACCTCTGGTGTATCAGTTGTACCGCCAGGTGCACCGCTGAGTAGCTACGTTTGGAAGAGATAAGCACTGAAAGCATATAAGTGCGAAACTCGCCTCAAGATGAGACATCTTTTAAGGGTCGTTGTAGATGACGACGTTGATAGGCTACAGGTGTAAAGACAGTAATGTCATAGCCGAGTAGTACTAATTACCCGTAGATTTATAGCCTTTGGTTGCTATATCAAATTATTAAATAATAAATACGACAAGTACTTTATGCGCAGTGAAGGTTTTGTCTTTGTGAAAGTTTTTATCGCTTAAAAATGCAATTGGCGACTAGCGGTTAGCGAATGGCAAATAGCCAAGAGCCAGCAGCAAATAGCCAGATGCTATATACCTTCTTTAGGGTGGTTTTAGCGGTGGGGCTCACCTGTTCCCATTCCGAACACAGAAGTTAAGCCCACCAGCGCCGATGGTACTGCGAAAGCGGGAGAGTAGGCCGCCGCCAGTTTTTATTTTATTTTTAAAAATCCTTTATCATAAGATAAAGGATTTTTTTTGCTTTGTACACAACTCAAACGTAAGTAATGAGCAATCGGTAATTGGTAATTGGTAATGAGTAATAAGTAATAGCCAGTAAAGGATCAGTAATGAGTAATGAGTAATGAGTAATGAGCAATGAGTATTCTTGCTGCTTCTATACCAGAACTGACATATCACTCATTATTTATCATTTATCATTCACAGTACACACTCCCTTGTCACTCCGTAGGAGTCTAAATAATATATTTCAAATTCTATCATCAAGTATGTATAATATTATCAAATTGCTTAAAGTATTAAAAGCTTCTATACTCCATTGAATCTTTTAGGTTCTCATCAATGTGACTGGATTCCTACGGAATGACACAATGGGAATACAGATTTATACTCACTAACCACCTTACATAGAAACCAGGAATATGAAAATTCAACACCAATGTTCCTTTTCTGCATAGAAACTCGAAACCCGTAACCCAATAACCCGAAACTCATCATTCATAACTCATCATTTATAATTCATAATTCGTCTTCCCTAGCCCCGATAGTAATGGTTACCCCGCAACTTGGGTTAGAGAGCAGGTGGGTTTGAGTGTGGGAGCGTGATGGCGTGAGGAGTATGAATGGATAGCGGGAGAATGCTCCTGAAATATGTAGACGATTAATCATTTATATAGCCTGAACTACAATAAAACTGATTTTGCAGGGTGGAGAAATAACTCATAGCAGCTGTACTTTCATTAATTTATCATCAACTTTATTCAAATACCCGGGATTTTTGTTTTTTTAACTTGAAAATTGTGTAACTTAGTAATATCAAAATGATTACGAATCTAAAAATATATAGCATGAAAAAACATTTATTCCCTCTATTTTTATTGTTATTCGGTGTGAATGTACAGGCACAGCAAGATTTCTTTGCGATTGCTGGAAAACAGACTCAGAGTATCACTTTCAATGATTTCCGTACCATTGATGCGGTTAATGGAACTTCCGGAGAGAAAATTTTTACGGCCGATTCTTCAGCGAAGGTCTTTTCACAGAACAGAAGAGGTATTGTAGCTGAAGATAAAAGCTCATACAGTAATTCTCAAGCCATAACGATGGCTGCACTGGCTTATGATTCTTCGAATAATAATTTGGTGTATATGCCTATGTTTTCGTCTAATATCTATGTTTTAAATCCACAGACTAAGGAGATCACATTGGTAGAAAATACAGTTGCCAGAGTATCATCATGTGATATCAATTCTCATATTACAAGAATGGCAACAGGCTATAATGGAAATGTTTATGCTGTGAATAATGCCGGAACACAGTTTTTGGAAATCAGTAAAAAAAGTGGACAATATGCAGTAAATGATTTGGGCATTATTAAAGATGATCCTTCTAACGGAAGAAATTCATTTACCACTATGGAAACTGGGTTTGGCGGAGATATGATAGCTGATGCAGATAATAATTTCTATGTCTTCGCAGCTTCAGGAAATGTTTTCAAGGTTCTGACAAAAGAGTTGAAAGCTAAGTTCGTTGGTAAAATTGCCGGAATTCCGGATAATTATTCTGTTAACGGATCGGCTGTAAACGCTCAGGGTAAAGTAGTGATTGCAAGTGCAAAAGGAGCAGCCTTATATGAGGTAGATCTTTCAACTTTACAGGCAAAACAGCTTCCGGGAGAACAGGGGCTGCATATTTATGATTTGGCAAGTAAATATTTTGTGAATGATAAAGCTTCGAATATCAATGCTGTGGCAGCTAACCTGGATATTTATCCTACAAAGGTAGATGAGCATTATATCAATGTTCATGCTAATAAGAATGTGAAAGGTAATATTAAACTGAATATCTTCGATATGTCAGGTAAAAATGTAATGACTCAGGATCTGTCTGTAAAAGATACTTCACTGGATGAGAAAGTATATCTTAAAGGGTTGGTGAGTGGGGCTTATATAGTAAATATTACTGATGAATTTGGAAAAGCAATATTCAATAAAAAGATTCTCGTAATAAGATAATTACAAAATATCATTAAGAATATAAAGACCTTTTCAAATCAGTTTGAGAAGGTTTTTTAATGATTATTTGATATTCAATAAGTTTTATTTTTCGATATTATAATGTACTTTTATAAAAAAATATAGATGAAACTATACTTTAATGTAGGATATATTGTAAAGGCTGGAGAAAGTTTGCAGTTGGTCATTGGTGAAGAAGGAGCTGCAGTACATATCCATACTATGTTTTATGCTGACAATGGAGTTTGGAAATGTGAAGTTGACAATTTCTCAAAATCCATTTCTTACCAATACCGGGTAGTTAATGAAAAAGGCAATGTATTAAGAGAGGAATTTGTTCCGCATCATCTTAGTTTTCCCCATAATTATAAGGAGTTTATAGTTTTTGACGAATGGAATAACAAAAATTTTCCAGAAAACTATTTAAACAATAAAATCCTTTACAATAGGCTGCATGATTTTGTTCCCGAAAAAATAACGGTTTTAAAAAAACATACCCATTTATTCCGGATAGAAGCCCCTATCTATAATCCGGATTGGAGAATTGTGCTCTTTGGAAGCACCGGATCCTTAGGAAACTGGAGTTACGAAAAAGTTATTCACCTGCATCAGACAGATTTCGGAATGTGGGAAGCTTCTGTAGAAATTCCGGAGGATGAATTGATCCAATTCAAATATTGTATTTACGATATCAAAGAAAACAGAGTCATTGATGTGGAAACCGGAGAAAACAGGTTTACGGTTGCTAATCCGTTAAGTGATGTTCTGCAGATTGTTTCCAATCATTATTTCAGATTCAAAGGATATCAGATGTATCATGATGCCGGCGTTGCTGTTCCAGTATTCTCTCTGAGAAGTGAAGATGGCTTTGGGGTAGGAGAATTTGCAGATATTAAAAAATTAGCAGATTGGACAAAAGAAACGAATCTTGGTATTATTCAGATTCTTCCGATCAATGATACAACAGCGAATTATTCATGGACGGATTCTTATCCTTATGCAGCAGTATCTGTTTATGCCCTGCATCCACAATATATCTCTATAGAAAAGCTTGATTATTCTTTACCGAAAGAATTAGTTGAATTGTATTTGATTGAAAAAGAGGAGTTAAATGCTTTGGAACTGATTGATTATGAAAAAATGATCGAAGGTAAGTGGAAATATCTTACCGCTGTTTTCTATGCGGAGAAAGATAAAATCTACAAAGACAAAAACTTCAAAAAATTCATCAAGGATAATGAATATTGGCTTGTTCCTTATTCTGCATTCTGTGTATTGAGGGACAAATATAAGACACCTAATTTTAACGAGTGGAAAACCCATAAAAAATATATTGCAGGAAAAATCTTACAGTTTTTTACAACGAAAAGTAAAGATTATGATTCCTCTATGCTTCATGCATGGGTACAGTATCAATTGCATGTACAGCTGAAGGATGCTGTTGATTACGCTCATAACCTGGGAATTTCGTTGAAGGGAGACCTTCCGATCGGAATTTACAGATATTCCGTAGAAGCCTGGACAGAGCCGGAATTATTCGGGATGGATTTTCAGGCAGGTGCACCCCCCGATCAATTTACTGAACTGGGACAAAACTGGGAATTCCCAACTTACAATTGGGAAGCCATGAAAGCAGATGATTACAGATGGTGGAAAAACAGATTCAAAGCACTGGAACAGTATTTCGATGCTATGAGGATTGACCACATTCTTGGTTTCTTCAGAATATGGAGAATGCCTGTTTCTGCCGTACAAGGGATTTTAGGGTACTTTTATCCGGCTGTTCCTATAGTAGCGGAGGAATTTAAAGCCTGGCAGATTCCGTTTAATTTTGACAGGTATTGCAAGCCTTTTATCAACAATCAGGTTTTATGGGACTATTTTGGAAAAGATAGCGGAAAAGCTCTTGAATTTATGAACCGCAATGTG is a window from the Chryseobacterium indologenes genome containing:
- a CDS encoding T9SS type A sorting domain-containing protein, which codes for MKKHLFPLFLLLFGVNVQAQQDFFAIAGKQTQSITFNDFRTIDAVNGTSGEKIFTADSSAKVFSQNRRGIVAEDKSSYSNSQAITMAALAYDSSNNNLVYMPMFSSNIYVLNPQTKEITLVENTVARVSSCDINSHITRMATGYNGNVYAVNNAGTQFLEISKKSGQYAVNDLGIIKDDPSNGRNSFTTMETGFGGDMIADADNNFYVFAASGNVFKVLTKELKAKFVGKIAGIPDNYSVNGSAVNAQGKVVIASAKGAALYEVDLSTLQAKQLPGEQGLHIYDLASKYFVNDKASNINAVAANLDIYPTKVDEHYINVHANKNVKGNIKLNIFDMSGKNVMTQDLSVKDTSLDEKVYLKGLVSGAYIVNITDEFGKAIFNKKILVIR
- a CDS encoding 4-alpha-glucanotransferase — encoded protein: MKLYFNVGYIVKAGESLQLVIGEEGAAVHIHTMFYADNGVWKCEVDNFSKSISYQYRVVNEKGNVLREEFVPHHLSFPHNYKEFIVFDEWNNKNFPENYLNNKILYNRLHDFVPEKITVLKKHTHLFRIEAPIYNPDWRIVLFGSTGSLGNWSYEKVIHLHQTDFGMWEASVEIPEDELIQFKYCIYDIKENRVIDVETGENRFTVANPLSDVLQIVSNHYFRFKGYQMYHDAGVAVPVFSLRSEDGFGVGEFADIKKLADWTKETNLGIIQILPINDTTANYSWTDSYPYAAVSVYALHPQYISIEKLDYSLPKELVELYLIEKEELNALELIDYEKMIEGKWKYLTAVFYAEKDKIYKDKNFKKFIKDNEYWLVPYSAFCVLRDKYKTPNFNEWKTHKKYIAGKILQFFTTKSKDYDSSMLHAWVQYQLHVQLKDAVDYAHNLGISLKGDLPIGIYRYSVEAWTEPELFGMDFQAGAPPDQFTELGQNWEFPTYNWEAMKADDYRWWKNRFKALEQYFDAMRIDHILGFFRIWRMPVSAVQGILGYFYPAVPIVAEEFKAWQIPFNFDRYCKPFINNQVLWDYFGKDSGKALEFMNRNVDGTYAFKEEFDTQRKLTDFFKKKSYGPLEEQLIALCANVLFLPEERNGKTVYHPRFNVYNTESYKHLPELEQKNIYDLYHDYFFRRQDHLWSEKAMEKLPVILNATKMLICGEDLGMVPACVPVVMDELAIIALKVQRMPSENIPFYNPKHANYMNVVTASSHDSSTLRQWWKEDPALTQKYFNQQLIQYGKAPADLSPHLAEIIMKQHLYNEAMLTIFPIQEFLATDAELTNRNIDNERINNPAVFPHYWRYRMHIKLEDLKQKKSFNEKIAFWIKDSGRM